One window of the Aquificaceae bacterium genome contains the following:
- a CDS encoding iron-sulfur cluster assembly protein, whose amino-acid sequence IYGVQVKDGIAYVDMTLTVPSCPAKGFFAEHIREHLLRNFPQLKDVVINFVFELAWSSDKISEEGRQKLRSMGWNI is encoded by the coding sequence TATATACGGTGTGCAAGTAAAGGACGGAATAGCCTATGTGGATATGACCCTAACAGTCCCCTCCTGTCCTGCAAAGGGCTTTTTTGCTGAGCATATAAGGGAACACCTGCTTAGAAATTTTCCCCAGTTGAAAGACGTTGTAATAAACTTTGTATTTGAACTTGCTTGGAGCAGTGATAAAATATCTGAAGAAGGAAGGCAAAAACTTAGGAGTATGGGATGGAATATCTAA
- a CDS encoding V4R domain-containing protein, which produces MEYLKDKFRALAEAIERESVLVHRAALVDGYRDIYKLSKLGIDNVIKKATNYGGKKGAKILKERYGIYTDRLDEALDILTVIAESSRLLDVFEYDLDKMEIRVDGSILVEAVGSSKSPVCEPMAGFFEGFLSELLDKKISVKEVVCKAQGHERCIFKINLK; this is translated from the coding sequence ATGGAATATCTAAAAGATAAGTTTAGAGCTCTTGCGGAAGCCATTGAGAGGGAGTCTGTGCTCGTGCACCGTGCTGCACTGGTAGACGGCTATAGGGACATATACAAACTGAGCAAGTTAGGAATAGACAATGTGATAAAGAAGGCAACCAATTATGGAGGGAAAAAGGGAGCAAAGATATTAAAGGAGAGGTATGGCATATACACAGATAGATTGGATGAAGCCCTTGACATTCTAACGGTCATAGCAGAATCCTCAAGGCTTTTGGATGTTTTTGAGTATGACCTTGACAAAATGGAAATAAGGGTTGACGGTTCAATACTGGTAGAAGCAGTGGGAAGTAGCAAGAGCCCTGTTTGTGAACCCATGGCTGGTTTCTTTGAGGGTTTTCTTAGCGAGCTACTTGACAAGAAGATAAGCGTCAAGGAAGTGGTATGCAAGGCACAAGGTCATGAAAGGTGTATATTTAAGATAAACCTTAAGTGA